One genomic segment of Candidatus Baltobacteraceae bacterium includes these proteins:
- a CDS encoding GGDEF domain-containing protein translates to MTERRAAAPSRAITVGGGIAAVAGLAAALTLYAASFTRLDWAVTALAAAAIAFVALHALPVRGLRMRRTGIFAEAIVLDLPIAAPLLALGGAVGITACALAFALGFGIAALVRRGEAVADLPRAGVLRVLASLLALPFAANIAALQARPLSQSTPIFVGLICATVVVFTFAISAPSAAYTFHLSVRRIWRRLVRDRRAWGVAAASILWTTVVRNEVLLGHLLVVIAMWLPVCLCARLLRTIDGQHAELHRLRLVRDAVQAMLGERDPLPQINAILATLRVPSFDETVCVMAATATRTENWRTVTTLGPPLSPAGDELGRRVLARLKFGGAPSTSLRDDYYIAYAFSARLSDGELHGAIAVFRRHDRPLLHEQIAQFTNAAIELAPLLRDMRTIAATQSAATIDGLTGLVNRATVMDRLAAMVDDLSVSELGAVLLLDIDHFKTINDELGHAAGDACLRKIGEIIRSGVRSGDTAGRIGGEEFLIVMPGADREVALAVGERLRLAVALGGMRHAAGDPVTTSIGVTAARVGDTAETMLARADRGLYEAKRQGRNRMVEDLESA, encoded by the coding sequence ATGACGGAGCGCCGAGCGGCGGCGCCGAGCCGCGCGATCACCGTCGGCGGCGGCATTGCCGCCGTCGCCGGGCTGGCCGCCGCGCTGACGCTCTATGCCGCTTCCTTCACCCGTCTCGATTGGGCCGTTACCGCACTGGCCGCAGCAGCGATCGCGTTCGTCGCGCTTCACGCGCTTCCGGTGCGCGGACTGCGCATGCGCCGTACCGGGATCTTTGCCGAAGCAATCGTTCTCGATCTTCCGATCGCCGCGCCGCTCCTCGCGCTCGGGGGCGCGGTCGGTATCACCGCCTGCGCGCTCGCCTTCGCGCTGGGTTTCGGGATCGCCGCGCTCGTGCGCCGCGGCGAAGCGGTGGCGGACCTTCCGCGTGCCGGCGTTCTACGCGTGCTGGCATCGCTGCTCGCGCTTCCATTCGCCGCGAATATCGCCGCGCTACAAGCCCGGCCGCTGTCGCAGTCGACGCCGATCTTCGTCGGGTTGATCTGCGCGACGGTCGTCGTATTCACGTTCGCAATCTCCGCCCCGTCGGCAGCCTACACGTTCCATCTCTCGGTGCGGCGCATCTGGCGGCGGCTCGTGCGCGACCGCCGTGCGTGGGGCGTTGCCGCGGCAAGCATTCTGTGGACGACGGTCGTGCGTAACGAGGTCCTGCTCGGGCATCTGCTCGTCGTTATCGCGATGTGGCTGCCCGTCTGTCTTTGCGCGCGCTTGCTGCGCACCATCGACGGACAGCATGCGGAATTGCACCGGCTGCGTTTGGTGCGCGACGCCGTTCAAGCCATGCTCGGCGAGCGTGATCCGCTGCCGCAGATCAACGCCATCCTCGCGACGCTTCGCGTTCCCTCGTTCGACGAGACGGTCTGCGTGATGGCCGCGACGGCGACGCGCACCGAGAACTGGCGGACGGTAACCACCCTGGGTCCGCCGCTCAGTCCCGCAGGCGACGAGCTGGGACGCCGCGTCCTCGCGCGCTTGAAATTCGGCGGAGCGCCTTCGACCTCGCTACGCGACGACTACTATATCGCCTACGCCTTCAGCGCGCGTCTTTCGGACGGTGAGCTGCACGGAGCGATCGCCGTCTTCCGGCGGCACGACCGGCCGCTTTTGCACGAGCAGATCGCGCAATTCACCAACGCCGCGATCGAGCTCGCGCCGCTCTTGCGCGACATGCGCACGATCGCAGCCACGCAGAGCGCCGCGACCATCGACGGCCTCACGGGACTGGTGAATCGCGCCACGGTGATGGACCGGCTGGCAGCGATGGTCGACGACCTTTCGGTTTCCGAGCTCGGCGCCGTCCTTCTGCTCGACATCGACCACTTCAAAACCATCAACGACGAACTCGGTCACGCGGCCGGCGACGCGTGCTTGCGCAAAATCGGCGAGATCATTCGCAGCGGCGTGCGCAGCGGTGATACCGCCGGACGAATCGGCGGCGAAGAGTTTCTGATCGTGATGCCGGGCGCCGACCGCGAGGTCGCGCTCGCCGTCGGCGAGCGTCTGCGTCTAGCGGTTGCGCTCGGCGGCATGCGCCATGCCGCCGGCGACCCGGTCACCACCAGCATCGGGGTCACGGCCGCGCGCGTCGGCGATACCGCCGAAACCATGCTTGCCCGTGCCGATCGAGGTTTGTACGAAGCCAAGCGCCAGGGCCGCAACCGCATGGTGGAGGATTTGGAAAGCGCATGA
- the rsmI gene encoding 16S rRNA (cytidine(1402)-2'-O)-methyltransferase, with product MPLVLVPTPLGNLGDITLRAIEALRDAELIVAEDTRVTRKLLGALEIATKELWSYREANAAAVTAGILERARAQRVAVVTDAGMPAISDPGSELIAAARAAGVAVDVLPGPSAVLGALVLSGFSLRRFAFEGFPARATGARREQFAAALRSGVTTAWYESPQRIVQSLADLHSLAPDAKVFVVREYTKRFEQQLLGTPAEVAAALADPVRGEIAFVLAPYTGAARELPPPDLDAAIDERLERGESVAEIARALARIGAGARRDLYARATERKAKRRG from the coding sequence ATGCCGCTCGTCCTCGTTCCTACTCCGCTCGGAAATCTCGGCGACATCACGCTGCGCGCGATCGAAGCGCTGCGCGACGCGGAGCTGATCGTAGCCGAGGACACGCGAGTCACGCGCAAGCTTCTGGGTGCGCTCGAGATCGCCACGAAAGAATTGTGGAGCTATCGTGAAGCGAACGCCGCCGCAGTGACGGCCGGCATCCTCGAGCGGGCGCGCGCGCAGCGCGTTGCGGTCGTCACCGACGCCGGCATGCCGGCGATCTCCGATCCCGGAAGCGAACTGATCGCCGCGGCGCGCGCGGCCGGCGTCGCGGTCGACGTCCTTCCCGGACCCAGTGCGGTGCTCGGTGCGCTCGTGCTCAGCGGTTTTTCACTGCGCCGTTTTGCCTTTGAAGGCTTTCCCGCACGCGCGACCGGCGCACGACGAGAGCAGTTTGCCGCAGCGCTGCGCTCGGGCGTGACCACGGCGTGGTACGAATCGCCGCAGCGCATCGTGCAATCGCTCGCCGATCTGCATTCGCTCGCTCCCGATGCGAAGGTCTTCGTGGTGCGCGAATACACCAAACGCTTCGAGCAACAGCTTCTCGGTACGCCGGCCGAGGTCGCCGCCGCGTTGGCGGATCCGGTACGGGGCGAGATCGCCTTCGTGCTCGCGCCCTACACGGGCGCCGCGCGCGAGCTACCGCCGCCCGATCTCGACGCCGCAATCGACGAACGGCTCGAGCGCGGCGAAAGCGTTGCCGAGATCGCACGCGCCCTCGCGCGCATCGGCGCGGGCGCGCGGCGCGATCTTTACGCCCGGGCGACCGAGCGCAAGGCCAAGCGGCGCGGGTAG
- a CDS encoding glutaredoxin domain-containing protein: MAIDVEHPPVGARLELYISPSCPYCREARAYYDAHGVPYTTHDAQNDRRERESMLALTKGDPTVPAIVIDGAYVQSGWGHPPRG, encoded by the coding sequence ATGGCCATCGACGTCGAGCATCCGCCGGTCGGCGCGCGGCTCGAGCTCTACATCAGCCCCAGCTGTCCGTACTGCCGCGAGGCGCGGGCCTACTACGACGCGCACGGCGTACCGTACACGACGCACGACGCGCAGAACGATCGTCGCGAGCGGGAATCGATGCTCGCGCTGACCAAGGGCGACCCGACGGTTCCGGCGATCGTGATCGACGGAGCTTACGTGCAATCGGGCTGGGGACATCCGCCGCGCGGCTGA
- a CDS encoding TatD family hydrolase has translation MIDTHAHVHDRKFDDDRGVVIDRARVAGLSTIVTVGCDLEDSFRALETAREYRIYASVGIHPHEAKDAPVDIPSIFEPFLRDPRIVAIGEAGLDYYYDHSPRDVQRRVLREQLDLAGGTGFPFIFHQRDAFDDFTAMLRAAWQAPMRGVVHCFTGDATQAQVLTQEFGLYLGIGGVLTFKTAEPLREAVRAVGLRPLVLETDCPYLAPIPHRGDRNEPAYVALAAQKLSEVLECSLDEVVTATDANARTLFALK, from the coding sequence ATGATTGATACACACGCTCATGTGCACGATCGCAAGTTCGACGACGATCGCGGCGTCGTCATCGATCGGGCGCGAGTCGCCGGCCTCTCGACGATCGTCACCGTCGGCTGCGACCTCGAGGATTCGTTTCGAGCGCTCGAAACCGCGCGCGAGTACCGCATCTACGCCTCGGTCGGCATCCATCCGCACGAAGCCAAGGATGCGCCGGTAGATATACCCTCGATCTTCGAGCCCTTTCTGCGCGATCCGCGCATCGTCGCGATCGGCGAGGCCGGACTCGACTACTACTACGATCACAGTCCGCGCGACGTCCAGCGCCGGGTGCTGCGCGAGCAGCTGGATCTCGCCGGCGGGACCGGTTTCCCGTTCATCTTTCACCAACGCGACGCGTTCGACGATTTTACCGCGATGCTGCGTGCGGCGTGGCAAGCACCGATGCGCGGCGTCGTGCATTGCTTCACGGGTGATGCGACGCAAGCGCAGGTGCTCACGCAAGAGTTCGGACTCTACCTCGGAATCGGCGGCGTCCTCACGTTCAAGACCGCCGAGCCGCTGCGCGAGGCGGTGCGCGCCGTCGGTCTTCGGCCGCTGGTCCTCGAGACGGATTGCCCGTATCTCGCACCGATCCCGCACCGCGGCGACCGTAACGAGCCCGCGTATGTCGCGCTCGCGGCACAGAAATTGAGCGAAGTGCTCGAATGCTCCCTCGACGAAGTCGTCACCGCAACGGACGCGAACGCGCGCACGTTGTTCGCCTTGAAATAA
- the metG gene encoding methionine--tRNA ligase, with translation MSRAFYVTTPIYYISGDPHIGHAYTTVVADVLARTARTAGPAFFLTGTDEHGQKVANAAAEHGTTPQAWCDELVPRWQSLFAAYHVEYDDFIRTTQPRHEIKVQRVFERLRASGDVYLGKYEGWYCVNDETFWLESKLVDGRCPTCRREVLWISEDDWFFRLSKYRDRLLAHFKANPEWVRPRSVYNEMVAMLEEGLEDLSISRTNFDWGIPIPDGGPSSGSGQAVIYVWFDALLNYITAIDWSEDERRFHSLWPASVQLVGKEIARFHTIIWPAILWALGEAEPKLVFAHGWITVDGQKMGKSLGNAVDPFLLAERFGADSLRYFLLREAPFGSDFSYSEEKIAQRHNSDLGNDLGNLVKRTISMLQKYRGGAVPARGSSRVFAERFTDLPQRVRGAILNLDFRGALEAAWELVSALNREIDERKPWALAKEGRSDELDALLYDLCEGLRWLAILLHPFMPERTAQMWEQLGLREGIGDDWARALIWGRLEPGTQVVGGEILFPRIELAQSAAPG, from the coding sequence ATGAGCCGCGCCTTTTACGTCACCACCCCGATCTATTACATCTCGGGCGACCCGCATATCGGTCACGCCTATACCACCGTCGTCGCCGACGTGCTGGCCCGCACCGCGCGAACCGCCGGTCCGGCCTTCTTTCTAACCGGCACCGACGAGCACGGCCAAAAGGTCGCCAACGCCGCGGCCGAACACGGCACGACGCCGCAAGCCTGGTGCGACGAGCTCGTACCGCGCTGGCAGTCGCTCTTTGCCGCCTATCACGTCGAATACGACGATTTCATCCGGACCACGCAGCCGCGCCACGAAATCAAAGTGCAGCGCGTCTTCGAACGCCTGCGCGCCAGCGGCGACGTCTACTTGGGGAAGTACGAAGGCTGGTATTGCGTCAACGACGAGACCTTCTGGCTCGAGTCGAAGCTCGTCGACGGGCGCTGCCCCACGTGCAGGCGCGAAGTGCTGTGGATCTCCGAGGACGATTGGTTTTTCCGTCTCTCGAAGTATCGCGACCGGCTGCTCGCGCATTTCAAGGCCAACCCCGAGTGGGTGCGGCCGCGCAGCGTCTACAACGAGATGGTCGCGATGCTGGAAGAAGGCCTCGAAGATCTCTCGATCTCGCGCACCAACTTTGACTGGGGCATTCCGATTCCGGACGGCGGCCCTTCGAGCGGCTCAGGGCAAGCTGTCATCTACGTCTGGTTCGACGCGCTGCTCAACTACATCACCGCGATCGATTGGTCGGAGGACGAGCGACGTTTTCATTCGCTTTGGCCGGCGTCGGTGCAACTCGTCGGAAAAGAGATCGCGCGGTTTCACACGATCATCTGGCCGGCGATCCTCTGGGCGCTCGGCGAAGCCGAACCGAAGCTCGTATTCGCGCACGGGTGGATCACGGTCGATGGGCAAAAAATGGGCAAGAGCCTCGGCAACGCGGTCGATCCGTTCCTCCTCGCCGAGCGCTTCGGCGCCGATTCGCTGCGCTATTTTCTTTTGCGCGAAGCACCGTTCGGCAGCGACTTCTCGTATTCGGAAGAAAAGATCGCGCAGCGCCACAACAGCGACCTCGGCAACGATCTCGGCAATCTGGTCAAGCGCACGATCTCGATGCTGCAAAAGTATCGCGGCGGCGCGGTTCCCGCACGCGGTTCATCACGCGTTTTCGCCGAGCGCTTCACCGATCTGCCGCAGCGCGTGCGCGGAGCGATCCTCAACCTCGACTTTCGCGGCGCACTCGAAGCGGCGTGGGAACTCGTGAGCGCACTCAATCGCGAGATCGACGAACGCAAACCGTGGGCGCTCGCCAAAGAGGGCCGCAGCGACGAACTGGACGCGCTGCTCTACGATCTGTGTGAAGGGCTGCGCTGGCTCGCGATCCTGCTGCACCCGTTCATGCCCGAACGTACCGCGCAGATGTGGGAGCAGCTCGGTCTGCGCGAAGGGATCGGCGACGATTGGGCGCGCGCACTGATCTGGGGCAGGCTTGAGCCCGGAACGCAGGTCGTAGGCGGCGAGATTCTCTTCCCGCGCATCGAGTTGGCACAGAGCGCAGCGCCGGGATGA